The Hymenobacter sp. DG25A nucleotide sequence CGCTGCACCGCGACTACCTGCCTTCGAGCTGGGCCATGTTCTCGCCTACCATCATTGATATCGGTATCTATGTAGGTACGCTGGGTCTGTTCTTCACCCTGTTCCTGCTCTTCGCCAAGTTCTTCCCCGTGATTAACATGGCGGAAGTGAAAGCAGTCCTGAAATACACCGTGGACAACGGCCCGACCTACACCGGTCACGACCCGCACCACGCTGCTCATCAACCCGCCACCCACGGGGTTCCGGCTTCGGCTCCTGTAAACTACGATAAGCATGACTAAGCGCTTCGCCCTCGGTATCTTCGACGACGAAGACGTGCTGCTGCACGCCGTTGAAAACGTCCGCGCAGCGGGCGTTAAGATCTACGAAGTTTTCACGCCGTTCCCGATTCACGGCATCGACGATGCCATGGGCATCGAACGTTCACGCCTCCCCATTGCCGCTTTCTTCTACGGCATGACCGGCCTAGCCTTCGCCCTGTGGCTGCAGATTTACACCCTCGGGGTAGACTGGCCGATGATTATTGGTGGTAAGCCGCACATTGCGCTGCCCGCCTTTATTCCGGTTGCCTTTGAGCTCACAGTGTTCTTCTGCTGCCACGGCATGGTAATTACCTTCTATGCCATCAGTAAGCTCTATCCCCGCTGGAAAACTCCGGTACTGGACGTACGCTCTACCGATGACAAGTTTGTTATGGCTATTGAGCTGAAAGAAGGTACGGACCTGGGCCACCTGACCCAGTTGCTGCGTGCCAACGGTGCTTCGGAAGTGAACGAAAAAGAAATGTCTAAGTTCTAATGACGCATTCGCTGAAACTAACTCTGCAGGCGTCGGCATTGCTGTTCGCCGCGGTGGCCTCCACCGCCTGTAATCGGGCCGATGATCCGGGCATCGAGTATGCGCCGCAGATGTACGAGTCCATTCCGTATGATCCGCTCCGTCAGGTTAACGCCAACACGGTAAACCCTATGGGTATCAACGAGCGCACCCCCGTGGTGGGCACCGTTCCCCGGGGCAAGCTGAACTACTACGACCACATCGGCAAAGACAGCGTGTCTATTGCTGAAAAGACGCTGAAGAACCCCTACGCTTATACTAAAGCAAATCTGGAAGAAGGCAAGGTACTGTACTTGCGCAACTGCCAGCATTGCCACGGTGAGCAGGGCGACGGGCAGGGTCTGGTAGGGCAGAAGTTCAAGGGTGTGCCGAGCTACTCAACCGGTGCTTACAAGACCATGAACGAAGGCCATGTGTACCATGTAATTGAGTGGGGCAAAGGCCGCATGATGCCGCATGGCTCGCAGGTGAACCCGGAAGAACGCTGGAAAATTGCTATGTACGTCCGCGTACTGCAGCAAGGCAAAGGCCCCGATGGACTGGCTGAGATGGTGAAGTCCGGTAGCGCTACTGCTGACGTTCCTACTGCCGACTCGCCTATGAGTTCAGGTGATATGAACGAGAATATGACCCAGGCAGGCTCCCGTAAAGCCTCGCTCACGCCTGGTCAGGGTGATACTGCAACTAACGGCAAGGCTAACTAATCCACTATGGCAACTCTGACGCATCACGAAAGCGCCACGGCTGAATACCTGGAGGTGTCGCCGCGCACAAATAGAAAGTTCCTCATGATCCTGGTAGCCGGCGTCGTTGTGCTGGCTATTGGTCTCATTCTGTCCGCTATGGGCATTGGGGCGCACCACGAAGCTGCCGGCGCTGCCGCTCACGGAGCAGAGCACGCCCAGGCCGAGGGTTCTCCCATCTGGCTGAAGCGCCTGATAGTAAGCCTGTGGCACAACAACGTATTCTTTGTGGGTGTCTCCACCATTGGTACGTTCTTCGTAGCCCTGCAGTACGTAGCCTACGCTGGCTGGTCGGTACTGATTAAGCGCATCAACGAAGCCATGAGCGCCTGGATTCTTCCCGGTGCCATCATTATGCTGGTCGTGTTCTTCCTGGGTCGTCATGACCTGTTCCACTGGACGCACGAAGGCATCATGGACCCCAAGTCGGAGCACTACGATGCTATCATTGCTGGTAAGAGCGGTTTCCTGAACACGCCTTTCTATATCATTCGCACGGTGCTTTACCTGGGCATCTGGTGGTTCTTCTCCCAGCGCCTGCGCAAGCTTTCTTTGGAAGAAGACCTGAACGGGGGCACGGAGTATTTCCACAAGAGCATTAACGTATCAGCCCTTTTCCTGGTGCTGTATGCTGTTTCCTCGTCGATGTCGGCCTGGGACTGGGTAATGTCGGTGGACGTACACTGGTTCAGCACCATGTTCGGCTGGTATGTCTTCGCTTCCTGGTGGGTAACGGGCATTGCCGCTACCACGCTTACGGCTATCTACCTGAAGCAAGCCGGCTACCTGCGTTTCATGAACGCCAGCCACCTGCACGACTTGGGTAAGTTCATCTTCGGCTTCAGCATTTTCTGGACCTACGTATGGTTCTCCCAGTTTATGCTGATCTGGTACGCTAACCTTCCTGAGGAAGCGGTTTATTACAATCAGCGCCTGGGTGGCTTCAACGGCCAGTATACCTGGATTTTCTTCTTCAACCTGCTCATCAACTTCGCTTTCCCCTTCCTGGTGCTGATGACCCGGGATGCCAAGCGTCAGATGATCATGCTGAAAATCGTCTGCATTGCCGTTATCATCGGTCACTGGTCGGACTTCTATCTGATGTTCATGCCGGCAACAATGAAGGCAGACAATGGGTTTATCATTGAGATTGGCGTGGCCCTGATTTTCCTGGGTGCCTTCCTGATGTTGTTCACCAAGCGTTTGTCACAAGCTTCGCTGGTTCCGGTACATCACCCGTTCCTGGACGAAAGCGTACACCATACCACCTAATTCTTAGCAGCTGGGAGTTGGAAGCCAACGGTTTACGCCGGCTTCCAACTCCCAGCTGTTAGCTTCTAACTCCTTAAACCATGACAGTTCTTGGTATTCTGCTGGTACTGGTGTTGCTGTTGGTCGTGTTCGGCCTGCTGTTCCGCCTCCAGATTCTAACC carries:
- a CDS encoding DUF3341 domain-containing protein, with translation MTKRFALGIFDDEDVLLHAVENVRAAGVKIYEVFTPFPIHGIDDAMGIERSRLPIAAFFYGMTGLAFALWLQIYTLGVDWPMIIGGKPHIALPAFIPVAFELTVFFCCHGMVITFYAISKLYPRWKTPVLDVRSTDDKFVMAIELKEGTDLGHLTQLLRANGASEVNEKEMSKF
- a CDS encoding c-type cytochrome, translated to MTHSLKLTLQASALLFAAVASTACNRADDPGIEYAPQMYESIPYDPLRQVNANTVNPMGINERTPVVGTVPRGKLNYYDHIGKDSVSIAEKTLKNPYAYTKANLEEGKVLYLRNCQHCHGEQGDGQGLVGQKFKGVPSYSTGAYKTMNEGHVYHVIEWGKGRMMPHGSQVNPEERWKIAMYVRVLQQGKGPDGLAEMVKSGSATADVPTADSPMSSGDMNENMTQAGSRKASLTPGQGDTATNGKAN